Proteins encoded in a region of the Trichosurus vulpecula isolate mTriVul1 chromosome 9, mTriVul1.pri, whole genome shotgun sequence genome:
- the C9H3orf14 gene encoding uncharacterized protein C3orf14 homolog isoform X1, whose amino-acid sequence MVVPSAVIGKVGKWEEGSDFSSGRNYLLGVHETFSYGRRTESFHQHQGGLAKGKGMAYFAKEVGLTKKHEEILAQRLLLLEEMENDHGGQKTEKKASHIKAAKLAYKRNQNLLNDIRTLEERLEKKVHIRSHPEMVSLETLYWASVEEQAPKWEQFLLGRTQYPIGVRYQNPAGNDIRDATER is encoded by the exons ATGGTGGTGCCCTCTGCGGTAATAGGAAAGGTCGGAAAATGGGAGGAAGGCAGTGACTTCAGTTCTGGACGTAATTACCTTCTAGGTGTCCATGAGACTTTCAGCTATGGACGGCGGACAG AAAGCTTTCACCAACATCAAGGAGGGCTGGCCAAAGGAAAGGGGATGGCCTATTTTGCCAAAGAAGTTGGACTTACTAAAAAACATGAAGAAAT actAGCACAAAGATTACTGTTACTTGAAGAAATGGAGAATGATCATGGTGGCCAGAAGACCGAAAAAAAggcatctcacataaaagcagcTAAGCTGGCTTATAAAAGGAATCAGAACCTTTTAAAC GATATAAGAACATTAGAAGAGAGACTTGAAAAGAAGGTACATATACGGTCACATCCTGAAATGGTTAGTCTTGAG acTCTCTACTGGGCATCAGTAGAAGAACAGGCCCCCAAGTGGGAGCAGTTTCTTTTAGGAAGAACACAATATCCCATTGGTGTTAGATatcaaaatccagcaggaaaTGACATCAGAGACGCCACAGAGAGATAA
- the C9H3orf14 gene encoding uncharacterized protein C3orf14 homolog isoform X2 yields MLEPLEGPSAPAPQPPAEARRRARRESFHQHQGGLAKGKGMAYFAKEVGLTKKHEEILAQRLLLLEEMENDHGGQKTEKKASHIKAAKLAYKRNQNLLNDIRTLEERLEKKVHIRSHPEMVSLETLYWASVEEQAPKWEQFLLGRTQYPIGVRYQNPAGNDIRDATER; encoded by the exons ATGCTGGAGCCGTTGGAGGGGCCCTCGGCCCCGGCTCCGCAGCCGCCGGCAGAGGCCCGAAGGAGGGCCCGCCGAG AAAGCTTTCACCAACATCAAGGAGGGCTGGCCAAAGGAAAGGGGATGGCCTATTTTGCCAAAGAAGTTGGACTTACTAAAAAACATGAAGAAAT actAGCACAAAGATTACTGTTACTTGAAGAAATGGAGAATGATCATGGTGGCCAGAAGACCGAAAAAAAggcatctcacataaaagcagcTAAGCTGGCTTATAAAAGGAATCAGAACCTTTTAAAC GATATAAGAACATTAGAAGAGAGACTTGAAAAGAAGGTACATATACGGTCACATCCTGAAATGGTTAGTCTTGAG acTCTCTACTGGGCATCAGTAGAAGAACAGGCCCCCAAGTGGGAGCAGTTTCTTTTAGGAAGAACACAATATCCCATTGGTGTTAGATatcaaaatccagcaggaaaTGACATCAGAGACGCCACAGAGAGATAA